From a single Lytechinus variegatus isolate NC3 chromosome 9, Lvar_3.0, whole genome shotgun sequence genomic region:
- the LOC121421539 gene encoding oxysterol-binding protein-related protein 8-like yields the protein MADYMKVRGSLKGWTKLWCVLKPGLLVIYKSPKHGQWVGTILLNNCELIERPSKKDGFCFKIYHPLDQSIWATRGPKGETMGSITQPLPGSYLIFRAPSESDGKCWMDALELALRCSSLLMRSMRDDTAGLTAEKKMNDNEIENKHFKHEGLDEDDLDNEREKDNDSKSESEVSEVEELAPLEVIQQDTRETTYMPGASEDLCLDISQTETLGEENKSLIWTLMKQVRPGMDLSRVVLPTFVLEPRSFLDKLSDFYFHADIISRAVQEDDAFSRMKEVVRWYLSGFYKKPKGLKKPYNPIIGETFRCLWEHPKTKTRTFYIAEQVSHHPPVTAFYITNRKEGFCISGSILAKSKFYGNSVCAVMDGVGKLMLLGRGEDYLITMPYANCKGILYGTLTMEYGGKVTLECEKTGYRTEIEFKLKPFLGGSDSSNQINGKIKFGKETLATLSGKWDEEVFIKDKRTENSELFWAVTPEVKNSRLRRSTVMFDEQAENESEKLWRHVTAALGKGDVHDATKEKFILEEQQRNGHKERKIKMVEWVPKLFERDDITGDWIYKHMDTRPWDILNDIEQFEVDGVIQTRTRHRTQIVRTTSIVSLPNRRNGPTEQRLKRNASLKHAHNKKKQGRSRIGSGSPDPASGESDDSSIENSDVTDDIEVSSQKSGARAPSGVRVEDIIGPIKEGSDSVQKELKTINSRLAFMVQQQSQSRASSGALSRFDWFMLAAFLVLGQIVSAYFLRS from the exons GTGAGAGGGAGTTTGAAAGGATGGACCAAACTATGGTGTGTGTTGAAACCAGGTCTACTCGTCATCTATAAGAGCCCCAAG CATGGCCAATGGGTAGGAACCATTTTACTCAATAATTGTGAGCTAATAGAGAGGCCTTCGAAGAAAGATGGCTTCTGCTTCAAGATTTATCATCCGTTGGACCAGTCCATCTGGGCAACAAGG GGACCGAAAGGCGAGACGATGGGGTCGATTACACAGCCGCTACCCGGCAGCTATCTCATATTCCGAGCTCCATCTGAGTCGGACGGCAAGTGCTGGATGGACGCCTTGGAGCTTGCCCTGCGTTGCTCTAGTCTGCTGATGAGGTCCATGAGGGATGATACGGCCGGCTTGACGGCAGAGAAGAAGATGAACGATAATGAGATTGAGAACAAGCACTTCAAGCATGAAG GTCTTGACGAGGATGACCTCGACAACGAACGAGAGAAGGACAATGACAGTAAGAGCGAATCGGAGGTGTCTGAGGTGGAGGAGCTCGCCCCGTTAGAAGTCATTCAACAGGACACCAGAGAAACAACCTACATGCCAGGTGCCTCAGAAGATCTCTGCCTT GACATTTCCCAGACTGAGACATTAGGGGAGGAGAACAAGAGTCTTATCTGGACCCTGATGAAACAGGTCCGACCTGGAATGGACCTATCCCGCGTCGTCTTGCCAACCTTTGTCCTGGAACCCAGGTCGTTCCTAGACAAGCTCTCCGATTTCTACTTCCATGCGGACATCATCTCCAG GGCTGTGCAAGAAGATGATGCCTTTTCAAGAATGAAAGAAGTAGTCAGATGGTATCTATCTGGATTCTACAAGAAACCAAAG GGTTTGAAGAAACCATATAATCCTATCATAGGTGAAACATTCCGTTGTTTATGGGAACATCCAAAGACTAAAACAAGGACATTCTACATCGCAGAACAG GTATCCCATCATCCTCCAGTCACGGCATTCTACATCACGAACAGGAAAGAAGGCTTCTGCATCAGCGGAAGCATTCTCGCCAAGAGCAAGTTTTACGGGAACTCGGTCTGTGCCGTCATGGACGGGGTCGGGAAACTCATGCTACTAGGGCGGGGCGAGGATTATCTCATCACGATGCCGTATGCCAACTGTAAAG GTATTCTTTATGGCACACTGACAATGGAGTATGGAGGCAAAGTGACTCTGGAATGTGAGAAGACTGGATACAGAACTGAAATTGAATTCAAGCTCAAg ccATTCTTGGGAGGTAGTGATTCATCGAATCAGATCAACGGGAAGATTAAATTTGGCAAGGAAACGTTAGCAACACTCAGCGGAAAATGG gatGAAGAAGTCTTCATCAAAGACAAGAGAACAGAG aATTCTGAACTGTTCTGGGCAGTGACACCGGAAGTAAAGAACAGCAGGTTAAGAAGGTCAACGGTCATGTTTGATGAACAAGCAGAGAATGAATCAGAGAA GTTATGGCGGCACGTGACGGCTGCACTCGGCAAAGGAGACGTCCACGACGCCACCAAGGAGAAGTTCATTTTGGAAGAACAGCAGAGGAATGGTCACAAGGAAAGGAAGATTAAGATGGTTGAATGGGTACCAAAGCTCTTTGAAAGAGACGACATCACCGGTGATTGGATCTATAAACATATGGA taCGAGACCATGGGATATCTTGAATGACATTGAGCAGTTTGAAGTGGATGGCGTGATACAGACGAGAACCAGACATAGAACACAGATTGTTAGGACCACTAGTATCGTGAGCTTACCGAACAGACGCAATGGACCAACAGAACAAAGACTGAAG CGGAATGCTTCTCTGAAGCACGCCCATAACAAGAAGAAGCAGGGACGATCACGCATCGGTAGTGGGTCGCCGGACCCAGCGAGCGGAGAAAGCGATGATTCATCCATCGAAAATTCAGATGTAACAGACGACATTGAag TGTCTAGTCAGAAATCCGGTGCTAGAGCGCCCTCTGGAGTCCGTGTTGAGGACATCATCGGTCCGATCAAGGAAGGTTCCGACTCGGTCCAGAAAGAGCTCAAGACAATCAACAGTAGACTGGCGTTCATGGTCCAACAACAATCCCAATCACGTGCTTCCTCTGGCGCCCTCTCTCGGTTTGATTGGTTCATGCTTGCCGCGTTTCTCGTCCTCGGTCAGATAGTCTCGGCGTATTTCCTAAGATCGTGA